In Treponema vincentii, a single window of DNA contains:
- a CDS encoding tetratricopeptide repeat protein — protein sequence MSDSLDFIFERANSALITQDFEYAERLLTNVLKKHPDILPSDKEKIENLLARVYGDEGNLEQSLATYLYLYERAPDNIELMLNLGRIYRHLERYEEALKILEKAQAIGGDTDEVLYSLAKTYKKMGEYAKSAEYFSRAIEVKPDHAHAYDRLGNLYVLTGETDKAIEIYKQGLRVDSNHPYLNFHLAGLLCQEKRYEEAIVYYNSALRVNPAWGEVLTGIAAAYLQLDKLDDALNTYRSLLRIAGENAPLYTKLGYLFEKKQLQQEAEQYYYDALAIDFGYAPAALALTNLLEKKQRYNEALPILLAAESAPVNTDNHALRLKAIQMCIYAKDYAKAHELFGRLDTEHNNSLNALKLRGELYALTGEVERAEETFRQILNIAPSAIEFRQELAEQYLLAHKYEEAKEQLRLFLKQKPIDISALMALGRTEELLNNPQAAYQEYQKVLELKPNAIEARSALSRLFQKRGDTLEALKTANEILNMQSDSESDEPGQDMAASLDLYEQAAENYIADPLLTKNLEQLKSDDSDLYISPAELNPEPKQRIPSLRDISISERELPFEMLIEGTEEVKELPSEKDDVSMDGIQLTTGQQSDISGQPVFPSHPSTVSVPHAFGAGNFDATGLAATGRSAGDIPQVKTGLSDGQVGVAASETFASPVDELYLNPNHLGNSATFGVGSISQKNARALHKRQDLLRDEVIQERLKDMDIYGTTIGFLQDVISDIDKQLDENQYAQAVEVLAERIAENLSRKIPLQSTALKQEPEEQPVQSEEQTLQESAEISQEDRVPAATTEEVEDSAVAAAEEENTAAVAEKESEDTPVEEEAVAVTEGEECLQIAEPQETFPDTEEDRVPVDKDVSVNDDSVQVVETAEEDIFGTEENQAISLETETVPIDEIMEQDHAEAVTEGAVEEEPVDIQSDLNQEGDAEVAVEDEEVAASEDSEIEEEYESSDNQTPFVLDQEQQNLLWCHAKHQIKDSPSFEQYLNTTDPEQLAQLFLYLRDLAAYLPQEELEIFLNSSERIQIYYIIARLSGELGLKERANLIKQACSVASAQPPYDDVSVFKLLSYLRDLSIELPDQDLGIRVRQELEQLMANMSAVLPDLS from the coding sequence ATGTCAGACTCACTTGATTTTATCTTTGAACGTGCGAATTCAGCTTTAATTACTCAAGATTTCGAATATGCCGAACGGTTGTTGACCAATGTGCTGAAAAAACATCCGGACATACTACCGAGTGATAAGGAAAAAATTGAGAACTTGTTAGCGCGCGTTTATGGTGATGAAGGTAATCTTGAGCAGTCACTTGCGACTTATCTTTACTTATATGAACGTGCTCCCGATAATATTGAGCTGATGCTGAACCTCGGCCGTATCTATCGCCATTTGGAGCGTTATGAAGAAGCACTCAAGATATTAGAGAAAGCACAGGCGATCGGCGGCGATACCGATGAAGTATTATACAGTCTTGCAAAAACCTATAAAAAGATGGGGGAGTATGCAAAATCTGCTGAGTATTTTTCCCGCGCAATCGAAGTTAAACCTGATCATGCCCATGCCTATGATCGGCTCGGTAATCTGTATGTTTTAACCGGTGAAACGGATAAAGCAATTGAAATATATAAGCAGGGTCTCCGCGTAGACTCTAATCATCCCTATTTGAATTTCCACCTTGCCGGACTTTTATGCCAAGAAAAGAGGTATGAAGAAGCGATTGTATATTACAACTCGGCGCTTCGTGTTAATCCGGCATGGGGGGAAGTATTGACGGGCATCGCTGCTGCCTATTTACAACTGGATAAACTTGATGATGCATTGAATACCTATCGATCGTTGCTTCGTATAGCCGGTGAAAATGCTCCGCTTTATACTAAGCTCGGTTATCTTTTTGAAAAGAAACAGCTTCAACAAGAAGCCGAGCAATATTATTATGACGCGTTAGCAATCGATTTTGGATATGCTCCTGCTGCACTTGCCTTAACAAATCTTTTAGAAAAGAAACAGCGGTATAATGAAGCGCTTCCAATTTTACTTGCTGCGGAATCTGCTCCGGTAAATACCGACAATCATGCACTACGGCTTAAGGCTATCCAAATGTGCATATATGCTAAAGATTATGCAAAGGCTCATGAGCTTTTTGGACGGCTGGACACAGAACACAATAACAGTCTCAATGCTCTTAAATTACGGGGAGAGTTGTATGCCCTTACAGGCGAGGTTGAACGAGCTGAAGAGACATTCAGACAAATATTAAACATAGCGCCGTCAGCGATAGAGTTCCGCCAAGAACTCGCGGAGCAGTATCTTTTGGCGCATAAATATGAGGAAGCTAAGGAGCAGCTGAGGCTCTTCTTGAAGCAAAAGCCGATCGATATTTCCGCATTGATGGCATTAGGTAGAACCGAAGAATTGCTGAATAATCCTCAGGCTGCATATCAAGAATATCAAAAAGTACTCGAATTAAAACCGAATGCTATTGAAGCTCGATCTGCTCTTTCGCGGTTATTTCAAAAACGAGGGGATACGCTTGAGGCATTAAAAACGGCAAATGAGATCCTTAATATGCAGAGCGACTCCGAATCTGATGAACCGGGACAAGATATGGCTGCCTCACTCGATCTCTATGAGCAGGCAGCAGAAAACTATATAGCGGATCCGTTGTTAACCAAAAACCTTGAACAGCTGAAATCTGACGATTCGGATCTTTATATTTCTCCGGCTGAGCTGAACCCGGAGCCAAAACAGAGAATTCCTTCATTACGAGATATATCAATATCCGAGCGAGAACTCCCTTTTGAAATGCTTATCGAAGGGACTGAAGAAGTGAAAGAACTCCCGTCGGAAAAAGACGATGTTTCTATGGACGGTATACAGTTGACAACTGGTCAACAATCGGATATATCCGGTCAGCCCGTATTTCCGTCCCATCCAAGCACGGTATCTGTACCCCATGCATTCGGCGCCGGGAATTTTGATGCTACCGGGCTTGCAGCAACAGGTCGTAGTGCCGGTGACATTCCGCAAGTAAAAACCGGCTTGTCGGATGGCCAAGTAGGTGTAGCAGCCAGTGAGACTTTTGCTTCTCCTGTCGATGAACTTTATCTTAATCCTAATCATCTTGGAAATAGTGCCACCTTTGGTGTAGGCAGTATCTCTCAAAAAAATGCACGCGCATTGCATAAACGCCAAGATCTTCTTCGTGACGAGGTAATACAGGAAAGATTAAAAGATATGGATATCTACGGAACGACAATCGGTTTTTTACAGGATGTCATTTCAGATATTGATAAGCAACTGGATGAAAACCAATATGCGCAGGCAGTCGAGGTTTTGGCTGAAAGGATAGCTGAAAATCTTAGTCGAAAAATACCGCTTCAATCGACCGCTCTAAAGCAAGAACCTGAGGAGCAACCGGTTCAATCGGAAGAACAAACATTGCAAGAATCGGCGGAAATATCTCAAGAAGACAGAGTACCAGCCGCTACCACAGAAGAAGTCGAAGACTCTGCCGTCGCAGCCGCAGAAGAAGAAAATACTGCCGCTGTAGCAGAAAAGGAATCCGAAGACACTCCCGTAGAAGAGGAAGCTGTTGCAGTAACAGAAGGGGAGGAATGTCTACAGATTGCCGAACCACAGGAAACTTTCCCGGATACGGAAGAAGATCGTGTGCCGGTTGATAAGGATGTATCGGTGAATGATGATAGTGTTCAGGTTGTCGAAACTGCGGAAGAAGATATTTTTGGCACCGAGGAAAATCAGGCAATTTCACTTGAAACCGAAACTGTTCCGATTGATGAAATAATGGAGCAAGATCATGCCGAAGCGGTTACAGAAGGTGCAGTGGAGGAAGAACCTGTTGATATTCAATCTGATCTAAATCAAGAAGGTGACGCAGAAGTTGCCGTTGAGGATGAAGAAGTTGCTGCTTCCGAAGATTCCGAGATAGAGGAAGAATATGAGTCGAGTGATAACCAAACGCCATTTGTCCTTGATCAGGAACAGCAAAATCTTTTATGGTGCCATGCAAAACATCAGATTAAAGACTCACCTTCATTTGAGCAATATCTTAATACTACCGATCCCGAACAGCTTGCTCAGTTGTTCTTGTATTTGCGTGATTTAGCCGCCTATCTTCCGCAAGAAGAACTCGAAATATTTCTTAACAGCAGTGAAAGAATACAGATATATTATATTATTGCCCGGTTGTCGGGAGAACTGGGACTTAAAGAACGTGCGAATCTTATTAAGCAGGCCTGCAGCGTAGCGAGTGCTCAGCCGCCATATGATGATGTATCAGTATTTAAATTGCTGAGTTATTTACGTGATTTAAGTATTGAGTTGCCGGATCAGGATTTGGGGATAAGAGTAAGACAAGAATTGGAACAATTAATGGCGAATATGTCGGCGGTGTTGCCTGACTTATCATAA
- a CDS encoding PadR family transcriptional regulator — protein sequence MLFSINSGLLEACVLALLSNEDSYGYKLTQDVKDVMSISESTLYPVLKRLQSAGFLETYDMPIDGRNRKYYRITSAGKRQQSLYCDEWKSYKELIEKIFKGAQHS from the coding sequence GTGCTTTTTTCAATTAACTCAGGATTGCTTGAAGCTTGCGTGCTCGCCCTCTTGAGTAATGAAGACTCCTACGGATATAAGTTAACACAGGATGTAAAGGACGTCATGTCCATCTCCGAATCGACACTCTATCCGGTATTAAAACGCTTGCAAAGTGCCGGTTTTTTAGAAACATATGATATGCCTATTGATGGGCGCAATAGAAAATATTATCGCATAACGTCCGCAGGAAAAAGGCAGCAGAGCTTATACTGCGACGAATGGAAGTCTTACAAGGAATTGATTGAAAAAATTTTTAAAGGAGCACAGCATTCATGA
- a CDS encoding DUF1700 domain-containing protein: MTRREFMTELAARLHRLPKEDLQAALQYYEEYFDEAGSQNEQEVIRELRSPAHVASKILSDYAVKEAKKARASTKSGWRAFWFTILAICAAPVAVPLIIAAVVTIVALGFAGFAVVFALIIAAGAIFIKGIGSLFFGSATALLLFGSALILVGFALLIFYGISALIVAIGKHIKNKSNK; this comes from the coding sequence ATGACCCGTAGAGAATTTATGACTGAGCTGGCTGCACGGCTGCACCGACTGCCAAAAGAAGATTTACAAGCTGCATTACAGTATTACGAAGAATACTTTGACGAGGCCGGCAGTCAAAATGAACAAGAGGTAATACGGGAACTGAGAAGCCCCGCACATGTTGCTTCAAAAATTTTATCCGATTATGCCGTAAAAGAAGCAAAGAAAGCCCGAGCTTCTACAAAAAGCGGCTGGCGCGCTTTTTGGTTTACCATATTGGCTATTTGCGCCGCGCCCGTTGCGGTACCGCTTATCATTGCCGCAGTAGTAACCATCGTAGCGCTCGGATTTGCCGGCTTTGCAGTTGTCTTTGCTTTGATAATTGCCGCCGGTGCAATTTTTATCAAAGGAATCGGCAGCTTGTTTTTCGGCTCTGCCACAGCCTTATTATTGTTCGGCAGTGCATTAATACTTGTCGGTTTTGCACTTCTGATCTTTTACGGCATCAGCGCCTTAATTGTCGCTATTGGCAAGCATATTAAAAACAAATCAAATAAATAG
- a CDS encoding PspC domain-containing protein — protein MDKKLYRSESDKKICGVCGGIAEYFDIDSTVIRLLWILATLFFGSGIFCYIICALVMPIKKEEPLEYEYIRKNTSDTDR, from the coding sequence ATGGACAAGAAACTCTATCGAAGTGAAAGCGATAAGAAAATCTGCGGCGTATGCGGCGGTATTGCCGAATACTTTGACATCGACTCAACCGTTATCCGGTTGCTGTGGATTCTTGCGACTCTTTTTTTCGGAAGCGGTATTTTCTGCTATATTATCTGCGCATTGGTAATGCCTATTAAAAAAGAAGAACCGCTCGAATACGAGTATATCAGGAAAAACACAAGCGATACTGACCGGTAA
- a CDS encoding DUF4097 family beta strand repeat-containing protein yields MKRRIRTVFTIIGIGGLLIIIGILMGGNVKKTFYDNGYLDEGWCMDKEELSMDNENTSSALSTHTNETQLISDASVLKQLKADVSYAALRIEPHDKQSIAYSITNNTKRIGASVQIDGDTLVISTKKNHTWSWPFGWKGDRLGRSKTAITVKIPQNTLFDTANINIGAGLLILDGFTANQRFKLNSGAGKVDVKNITASNVNIETGVGETVFHNCSFTDTVMNTGIGETVFDGRIFTKLEINAGIGEIDMRINGKKDDYLINATSGIGSILIDGRSATGIDSTFRINNQNALHTIRVKAGIGEVNINFTE; encoded by the coding sequence ATGAAAAGAAGAATAAGAACGGTATTTACAATTATTGGAATTGGAGGACTCCTCATCATTATTGGAATTCTGATGGGTGGCAACGTGAAAAAGACCTTCTACGACAATGGTTATCTCGATGAGGGATGGTGTATGGACAAGGAGGAATTGAGTATGGATAACGAAAATACAAGTAGTGCCCTATCGACACATACGAATGAAACACAGCTCATATCTGATGCTTCCGTTCTAAAACAGCTAAAAGCGGATGTTTCTTATGCCGCGCTGCGAATTGAACCGCATGATAAGCAATCCATTGCCTACAGCATCACAAATAACACAAAAAGGATCGGAGCTTCCGTACAAATTGACGGCGACACCTTAGTAATCAGCACAAAAAAGAACCACACATGGAGTTGGCCATTCGGATGGAAAGGCGACAGGCTGGGACGTTCTAAAACAGCCATCACGGTTAAGATACCTCAAAATACACTGTTTGATACCGCTAACATCAATATCGGGGCTGGCTTACTGATACTTGACGGTTTTACTGCAAATCAACGGTTTAAATTGAATAGCGGAGCAGGTAAAGTAGACGTCAAAAATATTACCGCCTCAAATGTAAACATCGAAACAGGCGTAGGAGAAACAGTCTTTCACAATTGTAGTTTTACGGATACTGTGATGAACACCGGCATCGGAGAGACCGTCTTTGACGGCAGAATTTTTACGAAACTTGAAATTAACGCAGGAATCGGCGAAATAGACATGCGCATAAATGGAAAAAAAGACGATTATTTGATCAATGCTACCTCAGGGATCGGTTCGATACTGATAGACGGACGCAGTGCGACAGGGATCGACTCCACATTCCGTATCAACAATCAAAATGCGCTGCATACCATCCGTGTTAAAGCCGGTATAGGGGAAGTCAATATCAATTTTACCGAATAA
- a CDS encoding tetratricopeptide repeat protein: protein MEIASPASIRSAVTRVYATSQGLMKEKQLQLTLATRLMRLLYPLESIDWNTPNYQQADPYLDALDQIEKSNYPQNLGTNTFFDAVIPAMILIKGVGGEEYATVLEKRLFIARGLNPSSVLPPYLLGLLYEQLGRLSDAENYYQMAWAQDESCYPAGMRFAYLALFSNNIETSYKIAERLYTRYPDAVIIRLLLAETYLDKRNFEKAEELVSAVIKKDNDFGRAFFLQVRLYVEKKEYLAANTLLDEFAKQNKVDKAYLLLRSRVLLEWSKNIVDAKQCLEKADSLYPQSPDVILACANFCFETKNTVNGKTTNDFLSVLLKQNPRNILAIRLLVKEDIAEKRWGNAFERAQYLYNNNPSEQDIVLYARVCAGMNNWEEAMNTAQAAYMAAAQKRPSDEIIALYLQVLYGAKKYGTLRQVINRHLSDARSALKSILIYYQALLAPSDEEKLTLLRSSLLSDPRSSLTLFALYEWYFKHKDYRKAYYYLQQVIALDPYNKTYLQLAEKLERLQ, encoded by the coding sequence ATGGAAATAGCTTCGCCGGCAAGCATTCGTAGTGCCGTAACCCGTGTATATGCGACTTCTCAAGGTTTAATGAAGGAAAAACAATTGCAATTGACATTGGCTACCCGGTTGATGCGCCTTTTATATCCGCTCGAGTCTATCGATTGGAATACTCCGAATTATCAACAAGCTGACCCGTATCTTGATGCATTGGATCAAATTGAGAAAAGCAATTATCCACAAAACCTTGGAACAAATACGTTTTTCGATGCGGTTATTCCGGCAATGATTTTGATAAAGGGTGTCGGGGGGGAGGAATACGCTACTGTATTGGAAAAACGTCTCTTTATTGCAAGAGGCTTAAATCCTTCTTCTGTATTGCCCCCTTATCTTTTAGGGCTTTTATATGAGCAGCTTGGTAGGCTTTCAGATGCAGAGAATTACTATCAGATGGCATGGGCGCAAGATGAGAGCTGCTATCCGGCCGGTATGCGCTTTGCTTATTTAGCCCTCTTTAGTAATAACATTGAAACATCATATAAAATTGCTGAAAGATTGTATACTCGTTATCCTGATGCTGTAATAATTCGACTATTACTTGCCGAAACATATCTTGACAAAAGGAATTTTGAAAAAGCTGAGGAACTTGTTTCCGCGGTCATCAAAAAAGATAATGATTTTGGGCGTGCCTTCTTTTTGCAAGTCCGGCTATATGTAGAAAAAAAAGAATATTTAGCTGCAAATACTCTGCTTGATGAGTTTGCCAAACAAAATAAGGTTGATAAGGCTTACCTTCTGTTGCGGAGCCGTGTATTACTCGAATGGAGTAAGAATATTGTCGATGCAAAACAATGCCTTGAAAAGGCTGACTCTCTTTATCCGCAATCTCCTGATGTTATTCTCGCTTGTGCAAATTTTTGCTTTGAAACAAAAAATACCGTTAACGGGAAGACTACGAATGATTTTCTCAGTGTACTTTTAAAACAAAATCCGCGTAATATTCTTGCAATCCGCCTTTTGGTCAAAGAAGATATAGCTGAAAAACGATGGGGAAACGCCTTTGAACGCGCACAGTATCTATATAATAATAATCCTTCTGAGCAAGATATCGTGTTATATGCCCGTGTCTGCGCAGGGATGAATAACTGGGAAGAAGCGATGAATACGGCGCAAGCTGCATATATGGCTGCCGCCCAAAAGCGGCCTTCTGACGAAATTATCGCGTTGTATTTACAGGTTCTTTACGGTGCAAAAAAATACGGTACGCTTAGGCAAGTTATTAACCGCCATCTCAGTGATGCTCGATCTGCCTTAAAGTCAATTTTAATTTATTATCAAGCATTACTTGCGCCCAGCGATGAGGAGAAACTGACCCTCTTACGGTCGAGTCTTTTGTCCGATCCGCGTAGCTCGTTGACGCTCTTTGCTCTATATGAGTGGTATTTTAAGCATAAGGATTATCGCAAAGCATATTATTATTTGCAGCAAGTTATTGCGCTTGATCCTTATAATAAAACGTATCTTCAGCTTGCTGAAAAATTGGAAAGGCTTCAGTAA